Proteins encoded together in one Bacteroidales bacterium window:
- a CDS encoding protein-L-isoaspartate(D-aspartate) O-methyltransferase produces MELTDNYRHRGLRQQLVNSIIDKGIRNERVIAALLKVPRHIFMDSSFLEFAYQDKAFPIGSGQTISQPYTVAIQSELLMVEPDMTVLEIGTGSGYQACILDEMGARVYSIERQFNLYKKVKQFFEKYNYKVKVFHRDGYQGLPAFAPFDRIIITAALPEIPEELKRQLKVGGILVAPVGSQGHQTMTRLIKKDENDFSVEHHGGFVFVPMLPGKGND; encoded by the coding sequence ATGGAACTCACTGACAATTACCGGCATCGGGGATTACGCCAGCAACTGGTCAACAGCATTATCGACAAAGGAATAAGAAACGAGAGGGTAATTGCCGCCCTGCTGAAAGTACCCCGGCACATCTTTATGGATTCATCTTTCCTTGAATTTGCTTACCAGGATAAAGCCTTCCCGATTGGGTCAGGCCAAACCATATCACAACCATACACTGTTGCCATTCAATCAGAACTGCTCATGGTTGAACCCGATATGACCGTGCTCGAAATTGGCACCGGTTCAGGCTACCAGGCTTGTATTCTTGACGAAATGGGCGCCAGGGTGTACAGCATTGAGCGCCAGTTTAACCTTTACAAAAAAGTGAAGCAGTTTTTTGAAAAGTATAATTACAAAGTAAAAGTTTTTCACCGTGACGGCTACCAGGGATTGCCAGCGTTTGCACCCTTCGACCGTATTATCATCACGGCCGCATTGCCAGAAATTCCGGAGGAGCTTAAACGGCAACTGAAGGTTGGAGGAATACTGGTAGCGCCGGTCGGCAGCCAGGGGCATCAGACCATGACCCGCCTGATTAAAAAAGATGAAAATGATTTTTCGGTGGAGCATCACGGCGGTTTTGTGTTTGTGCCGATGCTACCGGGTAAAGGGAACGACTAG
- a CDS encoding Gfo/Idh/MocA family oxidoreductase, with the protein MLKIGVLGAGHLGKIHLKCIAALEKYELVGFYDPNDATAKIVAEEFKIKRFDSIHELIDAVEVVDIVTPTVSHFECASESLKKARHVFIEKPVVTTSAEALELIEIAKEAGVKVQVGHVERFNPAFLAARPLIQNPMFIETHRLAQFNPRGTDVPVVLDLMIHDIDIVLSVVKSEVKKISASGVAIVSDSHDIANARIEFDNGCVANLTASRISLKNMRKSRFFQRDAYIAVDFLKKDIEIVRMRDIENDPDDPFAMVIDLGSGKGKKELLLDKPEIVPNNAIMTELESFADAIQLNVTPPVTIFDGYRALDVAHKILGKIAG; encoded by the coding sequence ATGCTAAAGATCGGAGTTTTAGGCGCCGGACACCTCGGCAAGATTCACCTTAAATGTATTGCAGCGCTGGAAAAGTACGAACTTGTGGGTTTTTACGATCCAAATGATGCCACTGCAAAAATTGTTGCTGAAGAATTCAAGATTAAAAGATTTGATTCGATTCACGAATTGATTGATGCTGTGGAAGTCGTTGACATTGTAACACCCACCGTTTCGCATTTTGAATGTGCTTCAGAATCGCTTAAAAAAGCACGGCACGTGTTCATCGAAAAGCCTGTGGTGACAACATCCGCTGAAGCGCTCGAGCTGATCGAGATTGCGAAAGAAGCGGGAGTGAAGGTGCAGGTGGGCCATGTAGAACGCTTTAATCCTGCATTTCTGGCTGCAAGGCCATTGATCCAGAATCCGATGTTTATCGAAACCCACCGCCTGGCGCAGTTCAACCCAAGAGGGACTGACGTTCCGGTTGTTCTCGACCTGATGATCCATGATATTGACATTGTGTTGAGTGTGGTTAAATCGGAAGTGAAAAAAATAAGTGCAAGTGGCGTAGCTATCGTCAGCGACTCACACGACATCGCCAATGCAAGGATAGAGTTCGACAACGGCTGTGTGGCCAATTTAACGGCAAGCCGGATATCGCTGAAAAACATGCGAAAATCGAGGTTCTTCCAGCGTGATGCATACATTGCCGTGGACTTCCTGAAAAAAGACATCGAAATCGTCCGGATGAGAGATATTGAAAATGACCCGGATGACCCGTTTGCCATGGTTATTGATCTTGGTAGCGGTAAGGGTAAAAAAGAATTACTGCTCGACAAGCCGGAGATAGTGCCCAATAACGCCATCATGACCGAACTGGAAAGTTTCGCCGACGCCATCCAACTCAATGTAACCCCACCGGTTACTATCTTCGACGGATACAGAGCGCTGGATGTGGCACATAAAATACTCGGTAAAATTGCCGGTTAA